The sequence below is a genomic window from Ferviditalea candida.
ATCCCCGCCGGTTTCATCCAAAACCTTTGACAAATCTTCGTGTTCCTGGATGAACGATTGCAGTTGCGGCGCGATCGAATTTTTTGTTTCCGGTTTGGTTTCCGTTAAATTGTTGTGTTTTTCCAAAACTTTTCCCTCTGGAAATGAAAACTGTACTGCCTTTGAAACTTTATTGTCCAAGATCGGCAGGATAAAGCTCTCGTTAAAAGTCATGGAATTGATTTGCATAATTCAATATCCTCCCAGTTATAAGGATATAAGCAAATTGTTGTTACGGATTTTTTCCAACAATGGAGCCATAATTTCTTGTTTTAAACCCATTTCCTCCATAGTTTCTTTCATCAGATTCATCCAGTCTTCCGCTCTCCCCGGATCGATGCCGAATTGATGCCGTTCTTGAACCTGCTGCACTTCCCCGCTGCTTTCTGACAAGGGGCTGGTATCATTAGCCAATCGGGCGATAAACGCCCTTTGCCGTTCCTTCAACACATCAATATCCACTTTTCTTTCGGCGAATATCTTGCTGTAATAAGGATTTTTAATAAGTCGTTCATAGAATCGGATTGCATCAAGGGCTGCCGATGGGTGGAAAAGGGACTACCGTCACGGTTGGCCGCAAAATCGGGGAAAGCATGCCGGTAAAATCCGTTGAAGAGTTTTTTCAATTATTCTCCGAGTTAAAGATTGGGATTTCCAAGATTATCCGTGGGGAGTCGGATCATTTGCTCATAGCTGTTGAAGATTGCTTTTGCGAGGGGCTGCCCGATAGAGGGGAAAATGATGTGCGATCTGTATGAAATAAAAATTTATTGAATCCGATGGATGGGAGGATTTGCGGAAACAGTGTTATTTTGTATAACGGGACAATTCATCGGCATCCAAAATGCGGATTTCCTTGCGGTTTTTAAGCGATAATATGTTCAAACTTTCAAAGTGTGCCAGCTTTCGGCTCAGTGTTTCCGGCGTAGTGCCCAATAGAGCCGCAAGTTCTTTTTTGGGGACGGGAAGCTGAACAATCGGAGCTTTGCTGCGGTTATAAAATGCAAGCAGCATTTTTGCCAATCTGCGTTCCACTTCCAGCAGGCTGAATGTTCCGATCCATTCGTCGGCTTGCTGAAGCCTTTCACTGATCGCCAGCATAAACCGATAGGCCATATGCGGATTGCTTTCAATTATTGCTTTGAAGTCTTTCTTTTGGATCAAGCACACTTCCGCCGTTTCAAGCACTTCAGCATCGGCATAATGTATTTTCTCCTGCAGCAGCGCGAAAAGTCCGAAAAAATCACCCGGAAAAAGCAGGCGAATGATTTGTTCCTTCCCCTCATCGGATATCTTTACAATTTTAACCGTTCCACGGTTTAGCACAAAAAGCGTTTCGGATTGCTCGCCTTCCCGAAATACAAAATTTCCCTTCCCATAGCTTCGTGATTTCGTCACTTTGTGCAGGGCCATGATTTCCTCATCGCTCAATCCTTGAAATACCGGAACACGGCGAATACAGGATGATTCATTATGGCAAGTTTGATATTCGAACGTCATCAGCATCAAGTTCCTCTCTTCCAAAAGTACCGATAAGTTCAAAAAAGCTATTCCTGCTTTCGGTATATCGGGTTGTTTTGATTATATAAAAAAATGGAGATCTTAGTGTGACCTTCATCACAAAGCAATGCGGAATTAAATCTTAAGCCGGCAGTCTCAAACGAGATTTATGCGTCCATTCATTGACAGAACTTTGAAGATTCCTTATGATTTTTCTAACGGAATCTTTTTTCCTCGTCATATCATAAAGGAGATTGTGAAAATGAAGTATTTACGCATAAATATGTCTGATTTGAGCTATCGTGAGGAAACTGTTCCTCATGATCGTTTGCTGCTGGGAGGAAGAGCATTAACCTCGCAAATTCTGCTGGATGAAGTGCCGCCAACCTGCCATCCGCTCGGTCCCCACAATAAGGTGATTATTGCAAATGGTGTGCTGACCGGTTCCCTTGCTTCCAGCGCGGAACGAACTTCCATCGGCGCCAAAAGTCCGTTGACCGGAGGAACGAAAGAAAGTAATGCCGGCGGTACGGCAGGACTGAAAATGGGGCGTCTCGGTTATCGGGCCATCATTATTGAAGGTATCCGGGATGACTACCAGGTGGTCGTTATCGATAAAAACGGTGTCCGTTTTGAACCGGCCGATGAGCTCCTGGGCTTGAGAGTGAGCCAATCCGCACAAATCCTGATGAACAAGTATGGCACGCAGGTCGGGATCAGCCTGATCGGCGTTTCCGGTGAAATGAGGATGAATACCGCGGCTGTCACCAATTTGGACAAAGACGGATCACCGACTCGTTTTTACGGCCGCGGAGGACTCGGGGCGGTTTGGGGCTCCAAGGGAGTCAAGGCGATCATTTTGGATGATTCGGATATTGAAAGAAACAAACCCATGGACCGCGAAAGGTTTATGGACGGGATGAAAAATTATGCGCAG
It includes:
- a CDS encoding Crp/Fnr family transcriptional regulator; the protein is MNLSVLLEERNLMLMTFEYQTCHNESSCIRRVPVFQGLSDEEIMALHKVTKSRSYGKGNFVFREGEQSETLFVLNRGTVKIVKISDEGKEQIIRLLFPGDFFGLFALLQEKIHYADAEVLETAEVCLIQKKDFKAIIESNPHMAYRFMLAISERLQQADEWIGTFSLLEVERRLAKMLLAFYNRSKAPIVQLPVPKKELAALLGTTPETLSRKLAHFESLNILSLKNRKEIRILDADELSRYTK